A DNA window from Coffea arabica cultivar ET-39 chromosome 6c, Coffea Arabica ET-39 HiFi, whole genome shotgun sequence contains the following coding sequences:
- the LOC113692764 gene encoding protein CHLOROPLAST IMPORT APPARATUS 2 isoform X2, translating to MSSCLSGGGRAYRLNLEIIKSPTTSWTSQSSSPSSTLSESSNSPIAISTRKPRTPRKRPNQTYNEAAALLSTAYPKIFSTKHLTKPCKFTKQQYPFSYEPSDLLLPFPVIDNSSFLIHHPPVLEKPNSYPIEQKMASSCEKPCQSPGEINSKMNFSEVSDDFNEDFDAESILDEEIEQGIDSIMGNLGVENEAVDESNTFCYGANTSQIGTCYGYPVGLGFGVNSVYGNFGMRNNHIRAFRNSDEGDWWFPSVNVRDITPKFHKSPAEKKKKKVEKTVELKNLAEPSSVTAKETPISSSSARATKQNSGPAQKLAKDKVKDKDKDNDKEEEPNEPKPNVGSLLLKLNYDSVLTAWSDGPSPFSDDSPVAEASGNDVQKQVELGKPAYCATRKSDARAYSRRKSGTKSGKSMLIDGPE from the exons ATGTCTTCTTGTTTGAGTGGAGGCGGTCGAGCATACAGATTAAACCTTGAGATTATCAAATCTCCAACAACATCATGGACGTCACAGTCGTCATCTCCTTCATCAACTCTCTCAGAATCAAGCAACTCTCCGATTGCAATCTCCACTAGAAAGCCTCGAACACCTCGAAAAAGGCCTAATCAGACATACAATGAAGCAGCTGCTCTGCTTTCCACAGCCTATCCTAAAATcttctccacaaaacacctcaccAAGCCTTGCAAATTCACCAAACAACAGTACCCCTTTTCATATGAGCCATCAGACTTGTTACTACCTTTTCCAGTCATCGATAATTCGAGCTTCTTGATACATCATCCACCTGTGCTAGAGAAGCCTAATAGTTATCCAATTGAGCAAAAGATGGCAAGTTCTTGTGAAAAGCCATGCCAGAGTCCAGGGGAAATCAATTCCAAGATGAATTTCTCGGAGGTGTCTGATGATTTCAATGAGGATTTCGATGCAGAGTCAATACTTGATGAGGAAATTGAACAGGGAATTGACAGCATAATGGGGAATTTAGGTGTGGAAAATGAAGCAGTTGATGAGTCTAATACGTTTTGTTATGGTGCTAATACTAGTCAAATAGGAACTTGTTATGGTTATCCAGTTGGGCTAGGATTTGGAGTTAATTCTGTGTATGGAAATTTTGGGATGAGAAATAATCACATTAGAGCATTTAGGAATAGTGACGAGGGAGATTGGTGGTTTCCTAGTGTAAATGTCCGTGACATCACACCAAAATTCCATAAATCACCGgcggagaagaagaaaaaaaaggtcgAAAAGACGGTCGAATTGAAGAATCTAGCAGAACCATCATCAGTAACTGCAAAGGAGACTCCAATTTCATCATCATCTGCTAGAGCAACGAAGCAAAATTCCGGTCCTGCACAAAAATTAGCCAAGGACAAAGTCAAGGACAAGGACAAGGACAATGACAAGGAGGAGGAGCCTAATGAGCCTAAGCCAAATGTTGGTAGCTTGCTACTAAAATTGAACTACGACAGCGTTTTGACTGCGTGGTCCGATGGGCCGTCGCCATTTTCCGATGACTCTCCAGTGGCTGAGGCTTCCGGAAATGATGTACAA AAACAGGTGGAGTTAGGGAAGCCAGCGTATTGCGCTACAAGGAAAAGCGACGCACGCGCCTATTCTCGAAGAAAATCAGGTACCAAGTCAGGAAAGTCAATGCTGATCGACGGCCCAGAATGA
- the LOC113692764 gene encoding protein CHLOROPLAST IMPORT APPARATUS 2 isoform X1, producing the protein MSSCLSGGGRAYRLNLEIIKSPTTSWTSQSSSPSSTLSESSNSPIAISTRKPRTPRKRPNQTYNEAAALLSTAYPKIFSTKHLTKPCKFTKQQYPFSYEPSDLLLPFPVIDNSSFLIHHPPVLEKPNSYPIEQKMASSCEKPCQSPGEINSKMNFSEVSDDFNEDFDAESILDEEIEQGIDSIMGNLGVENEAVDESNTFCYGANTSQIGTCYGYPVGLGFGVNSVYGNFGMRNNHIRAFRNSDEGDWWFPSVNVRDITPKFHKSPAEKKKKKVEKTVELKNLAEPSSVTAKETPISSSSARATKQNSGPAQKLAKDKVKDKDKDNDKEEEPNEPKPNVGSLLLKLNYDSVLTAWSDGPSPFSDDSPVAEASGNDVQARLAKIDLFSETGGVREASVLRYKEKRRTRLFSKKIRYQVRKVNADRRPRMKGRFVRTPNSPDSEQG; encoded by the exons ATGTCTTCTTGTTTGAGTGGAGGCGGTCGAGCATACAGATTAAACCTTGAGATTATCAAATCTCCAACAACATCATGGACGTCACAGTCGTCATCTCCTTCATCAACTCTCTCAGAATCAAGCAACTCTCCGATTGCAATCTCCACTAGAAAGCCTCGAACACCTCGAAAAAGGCCTAATCAGACATACAATGAAGCAGCTGCTCTGCTTTCCACAGCCTATCCTAAAATcttctccacaaaacacctcaccAAGCCTTGCAAATTCACCAAACAACAGTACCCCTTTTCATATGAGCCATCAGACTTGTTACTACCTTTTCCAGTCATCGATAATTCGAGCTTCTTGATACATCATCCACCTGTGCTAGAGAAGCCTAATAGTTATCCAATTGAGCAAAAGATGGCAAGTTCTTGTGAAAAGCCATGCCAGAGTCCAGGGGAAATCAATTCCAAGATGAATTTCTCGGAGGTGTCTGATGATTTCAATGAGGATTTCGATGCAGAGTCAATACTTGATGAGGAAATTGAACAGGGAATTGACAGCATAATGGGGAATTTAGGTGTGGAAAATGAAGCAGTTGATGAGTCTAATACGTTTTGTTATGGTGCTAATACTAGTCAAATAGGAACTTGTTATGGTTATCCAGTTGGGCTAGGATTTGGAGTTAATTCTGTGTATGGAAATTTTGGGATGAGAAATAATCACATTAGAGCATTTAGGAATAGTGACGAGGGAGATTGGTGGTTTCCTAGTGTAAATGTCCGTGACATCACACCAAAATTCCATAAATCACCGgcggagaagaagaaaaaaaaggtcgAAAAGACGGTCGAATTGAAGAATCTAGCAGAACCATCATCAGTAACTGCAAAGGAGACTCCAATTTCATCATCATCTGCTAGAGCAACGAAGCAAAATTCCGGTCCTGCACAAAAATTAGCCAAGGACAAAGTCAAGGACAAGGACAAGGACAATGACAAGGAGGAGGAGCCTAATGAGCCTAAGCCAAATGTTGGTAGCTTGCTACTAAAATTGAACTACGACAGCGTTTTGACTGCGTGGTCCGATGGGCCGTCGCCATTTTCCGATGACTCTCCAGTGGCTGAGGCTTCCGGAAATGATGTACAA GCCAGGCTGGCTAAAATAGACTTATTCTCAGAAACAGGTGGAGTTAGGGAAGCCAGCGTATTGCGCTACAAGGAAAAGCGACGCACGCGCCTATTCTCGAAGAAAATCAGGTACCAAGTCAGGAAAGTCAATGCTGATCGACGGCCCAGAATGAAG